Below is a window of Christensenella minuta DNA.
CGAGATCCGCAATTTGTTTTTCGATGTTATCTAGCTCAGTGAGGTCGTCGTCCAGCTGATATTCAAAAAACGCGCATAGCAGCCTGCCCAGCCCGGCAGTCCCGGCATTGTTTTTGGCAAATTGTTCGAGCAGGGAAACAAGATTTTTACATTCGTCGCATACAAAGTACACAATGTTCTTTTGAATAAACAGATAGACAGAAGGGCTGTGTTTAAGATCGCGGAAGGAACGAAACAAAGGCAGGCACAGCAAGTCGAACTGCTCATGATTCTCAAACCGCATGGAAGGATTCTCAAAAATCCGTACCGCCAGCGTTCTGGGGATTATTTCCGGAAAATATTGGAGCGCCTCGGAGACCGTGACGGCGGAAACATAGGAATAGCCGTCCGTTTGGACGATTTTATCTACAGAAGACATATTTCCTTCATAAATCTGGTACAGCATATTCCATCCCTCTTTTCGTGCACCATTGTAGCACCAAATTACACCGAATGCAAAAAAGCTTTTTTCATGATATAATATGCTTAACCAGCTGAGCGGGGAAACAAACCGGGAGGAAAAAACATGGGAAAGAGAAAGACCGTCTTAATAATTGCAGCAGTGCTGATTGTCGTGGTATTTACGAGCGGATGCATGGGCAATACGAATGCGGCGTTTATGAGCCGCTTAAATAGCCTTGAAGACCAGATTGACAGTCTGTGGCAGGAGATATATGATCTGCAAGACGAAGTGTACTACGGGCAATGGGAAGATTCGGAAGCTTCGGCAGAGCCGCCCCTTGATCCGTTGCCGGCGCCATCGGCGGAGCTTCCCGCCGGGGAAGACTATGCGAGCGCTGTCGCGGCGCTTGGAACAGAGGTCCAGACGCTGGCAGACAAAGCCGCGAAGGTTACCGTGCCGGCGACCTATGAGGAGAGCCTGAATCTCTATTTTGAGATGAAGTCGGAATTCAAGATGCTCGAATATGAAATCGACGCGCTCGACAGCCAGCTCGAGATGGAATACTGGTCGGGAACGCTTACCCAGGAGGATTACCGCAGCTACGAGCACCAGCTCGGCCAGCTGGACGATCAGCTCGGCGCAGCCAAAGACCAGCTCGAACACAGGCTTGGCATCGACGATTAGGGGTACACGAAAAGACAGCATTACGCTGTCTTTTTTTGCGCCGTTTTGTGTTATAATAAACCATACAAAGAAAAACGGTAGGAGTAATGATTTATGTCGAAATTATGGGGCGGAAGATTCGAAGGGAATACAGATGAATTTGCGGAGGGGTTCCAGTCCTCCATCGGCTTTGACAGCCGCATGTACCGAGAAGATATCATGGGAAGCATCGCGCATGCGCATATGCTCGGTGCACAGGGAATCATCCCGCAGGAAGACGCGGACAAAATTGCGGAGGGCCTGAGATCGATCCTCGGCGATATCGATGCGGGCAAGGTGGAGTTCTCTGTGCACGACGAGGACATCCATATGAACATCGAACGGCTGCTCACGGAGCGGATCGGAGACACGGGTAAAAAGCTGCATACGGGCCGCAGCCGCAACGACCAGGTGGCGACGGATTTTCGGCTTTACATGAAACGCATGGTGGACGAAACCACGGAGCGCCTGACTGTGTTGTGCGGTACGCTTGTCGATATCGCCGAGGAAAACACCGGTACCATTATGACGGCGTATACCCACCTGCAGAAGGCGCAGCCAACGACGCTCGGGCATTATATGATGGCCTATTTTGAAATGTTTTACCGCGACATCCAGCGTTTTCTCGATTGCAGAAAGCGGACGGATGTGTTGCCCCTCGGGGCGGGGGCGCTGTGCGCGACGACCTATCCGATCGACCGGGAGATGGTGGCCGGGGAGCTTCATATGTCCGGCATTACGCGCAACAGCCTCGATTCGGTTTCCGACCGTGATTTTGCCCTTGAATACCTTGCGGCGGCCTCAATCTGCATGATGCACCTCTCGCGGCTGTGCGAGGAGATCATTCTATTTTCCACCAACGAATATGGAACGCTCCGGCTTTCGGATGCTTATTCTACGGGGTCAAGCATCATGCCGCAAAAGAAAAATCCGGATATGGCGGAGCTGATCCGCGGCAAAACGGGAAGGGTGTATGGCGACCTTACGGCGCTTTTGACGGTAATGAAGGGTTTGCCCCTTGCCTACAACAAAGATATGCAGGAAGACAAGGAGAGCGCCTTTGACGCGGCCGATACGCTGAAGGCATGCCTGAGGGTGATGGACGGCATGCTGAAAACGGCGGAATGGAAAAAAGATAAGTTGCGCGCAGGGGCGGGACTTGGCTTTACGAACGCGACGGACGCGGCGGATTATTTTGTGAAGAACGGAATGGCGTTCCGAGACGCGCACGCGGTGGTGGGCCGCCTGGTGCTGTATTGCGAGCAGCAGGGGAAGGCGCTCGACGAACTGACGCTGGAGGAGGTGCGGCAGTTTGCGCCGGAAGCGGAGAAAGATATTTTTGACGCGATCAGCCTTGAAACTTGTGTACATACACGGAACGTGCCCGGCGGCCCGGCGCCCGAAATGGTGCGGGAGCATATCCGGCAGGCCAAAAGGCTGCTTGGCGAACTCTAAGCGCTGGACCGGGTGGAGTGAGCTTTAAGCACCGGGCCGGGAGAGTGGCTTTCAACCATCGAACAGGGCGGGGAAGGAGAAGAAATGAATCTTAGAAAAGCGGGCTGTTTTATCGTTATACTTATGCTTTGCGTGGGAGCTGTATTCGGCTGCGCAAAGGAAGATGAGCCGGCGCCGGACGGACCGCCGCCGCAAACGGCTACGGCAGAACCGACACCCACGCCCTCTCCGTCTCCTTCCCCTTCGCCCACGCCTTATACAGAGCTTTCCGAGGGTGCGCAGGGGCCGGAGGTTCAGGCGCTGCAGGAGGCGCTTATGGAGCTTGGATACCTTGTGCAGGACAAAGCAACGGATTATTACGGATCGAGGACGAGATCGGCGGTCGCAGCGTTCCAGAAGCAAAACGGTTTGCAGGCGGACGGGATCGCGGGGGAGGAGACCCAGAAACTCCTTTATTCCGGCGATGCCAAAGAATGCGACCCGTTCTCAAAATTTGCACCTACCGTCAATATGACGTTTGAAGAATTGGTAATGAGCGATGACGGAACGCGCGACCAATATCCGGAAGGGTTCCCGGCAGCGGACACCTACAAGATTATTGTGGATATCGAGCACCAGGTGACGATGGTGTATTCGCAGGATGAGAACGGCGGTTACACGGTCCCCGTGCGTTATATGCTATGTTCGACCGGAAAGGACGACTGTACGCCCAAGGGAACGTTCAAAATGGATAAGTACCACGTGCGGTTCAGCCAGTTTGTGCGTGATAAGACCTACGGACAGTATTGGACGCAGATACGCGGGGCGATCTATTTCCATACGATCCTGTATGAAGAATTCGATACGTCGACGTATATCGAAGAGGTATGGGAAAAGCTGGGAACCGCCGATTCGCACGGGTGCATCCGCCTTACCGTGCCGGACGCGAAATGGATGTGGTTTCACATCGCGCCGGGGACCGTATGCGTGATCCGCGACGGCGACCCGGACGACGAGGAAACGGCAGCCATCCGTAAACAGCTCGTGCTTGCGGATATGCCGGAGGAGCGCCCGGTCATCGATCCGCAGGATATTCCCAGCACGGACAACTGGAGCCCGGGCGACGTGGCGCACGACGTGCCTTTTGTACAGGGATCGCAGGATTAGGCATGCTGCAGCAATATAGGAATTCCTGCTGAAAAGTGTGGAAAAATCCAGCCTGGCCCAAGAAAACGGGTTCTGTGAAAAAAGCTGCCTGTATATTAAAAACCGGAACGACGCAGCATAGAGCCGAATAAAGAGGAAAACGCCAAACAGGAGCCGCAGGCCGCAGAAAATCCAAAAATCCGACCGGAAGCGGACCGGCTGACATGGCCGGAAAAACGGCTATAGCCAAAAGCAACGCTATTTTCAAATAAGGATGGGAATTGTTGCCGCGTTATATCTTTCGCACCTGTGCGCTGGATAAAAAAGCGCCGGACCGCTTCTATGCGTCCAGCGCTTTTTTCTTTTTATGAGTCCATTCCCTGCTTTGACCGGAATATCAACCACCCGACGAGCAGCGCACAAAAATCCAGCCGGATATTGGCGTTCCGTCCATTTGCGGGGAGGGGCTTATTTCACGGCGGTAAAGAAAAAGCGCGGGAAACGGAAAATGATCCTGCCGTTTTCCTGCATAGGGTATTTTTGCCGGAGGAGGGTACGGATATCTTTTTCAAATTCCTCCTTTTTTTCGGCGGGAAGCTGTTCCAGATAAGGACGCAGACCCGTTCCGCGGTACCAGTCCAGGATATCCTCCACGGAATCCATACTGTGGTAATAGATGGTCTGCCAAATAGAAAAGCTTGGAGAGATACCGGATAGGAGGGCGTAATATTCCTCGGGCGGCAGCGTATGGAAAATACGCTTCGACGGAAGAAGGCCGCTCCATTTTGCGGAATGGACGACTGTGCCGATTATCTGATGGACCGGCTCATGGAAGTTCATGGGAACCTGTACGGCCAGCGTGCCGCCCGGCTTCAAAAGCTCCATCATGGCGGGGACCAGCGTGGTATGCCGGGGGATCCATTGGATACAGGCGTTTGAAAACACCAGATCGAAATCACGGGGCAAGCGGCGGAAACCACCGGGTGCGCTCAGCACCTGCCAGCTTTCCTGCGGATAGGACTGGCGCGCGCGGGAGATCATGTTT
It encodes the following:
- a CDS encoding L,D-transpeptidase family protein; translation: MNLRKAGCFIVILMLCVGAVFGCAKEDEPAPDGPPPQTATAEPTPTPSPSPSPSPTPYTELSEGAQGPEVQALQEALMELGYLVQDKATDYYGSRTRSAVAAFQKQNGLQADGIAGEETQKLLYSGDAKECDPFSKFAPTVNMTFEELVMSDDGTRDQYPEGFPAADTYKIIVDIEHQVTMVYSQDENGGYTVPVRYMLCSTGKDDCTPKGTFKMDKYHVRFSQFVRDKTYGQYWTQIRGAIYFHTILYEEFDTSTYIEEVWEKLGTADSHGCIRLTVPDAKWMWFHIAPGTVCVIRDGDPDDEETAAIRKQLVLADMPEERPVIDPQDIPSTDNWSPGDVAHDVPFVQGSQD
- the argH gene encoding argininosuccinate lyase; the protein is MSKLWGGRFEGNTDEFAEGFQSSIGFDSRMYREDIMGSIAHAHMLGAQGIIPQEDADKIAEGLRSILGDIDAGKVEFSVHDEDIHMNIERLLTERIGDTGKKLHTGRSRNDQVATDFRLYMKRMVDETTERLTVLCGTLVDIAEENTGTIMTAYTHLQKAQPTTLGHYMMAYFEMFYRDIQRFLDCRKRTDVLPLGAGALCATTYPIDREMVAGELHMSGITRNSLDSVSDRDFALEYLAAASICMMHLSRLCEEIILFSTNEYGTLRLSDAYSTGSSIMPQKKNPDMAELIRGKTGRVYGDLTALLTVMKGLPLAYNKDMQEDKESAFDAADTLKACLRVMDGMLKTAEWKKDKLRAGAGLGFTNATDAADYFVKNGMAFRDAHAVVGRLVLYCEQQGKALDELTLEEVRQFAPEAEKDIFDAISLETCVHTRNVPGGPAPEMVREHIRQAKRLLGEL
- a CDS encoding methyltransferase domain-containing protein translates to MTQWDSVLYLKYEQERTQPSRDLAARLPQKGVARVLDIGCGPGNSTHVLRRRYPGAYILGTDSSENMISRARQSYPQESWQVLSAPGGFRRLPRDFDLVFSNACIQWIPRHTTLVPAMMELLKPGGTLAVQVPMNFHEPVHQIIGTVVHSAKWSGLLPSKRIFHTLPPEEYYALLSGISPSFSIWQTIYYHSMDSVEDILDWYRGTGLRPYLEQLPAEKKEEFEKDIRTLLRQKYPMQENGRIIFRFPRFFFTAVK